In Luteimonas viscosa, the genomic window GCGGTTCGTCCAGGTCCAGCAGCAGCTCGATCGCCTCCACCCTGTTCACGCCCAGGCCCCAGGCCTGGATGACGCCTTCGTCGCGCAGGCGGTCCAGCGCGCGGAACGCGCCGGTGCGCGCGTGTTCGAACTGGCCGATCCATTCGTCGCCGTAGAAGTCCTGGGCCACGTCGTGCACCCAGGCGATCTCGATGCGGTCGGTGCGCAGGCGCTGCATGCTGTCGTCGAGCGAACGCAGGGTGGCGTCGTGCGAGTAGTCGTTGACCACGCGGTTGGGCCGGCCGTGCTCGAACAGGCCGCCCTTCTCGCCCTGGTCGCGCGCGCCTTCTTCCTTTTCGTCCAGCACCAGCCGGCCGACCTTGGTGCTGATCACGTATTCGTCGCGCGGGCGCGCGGCGAGCATCTCGCCCAGGCGCAGTTCGGCCAGGCCGGCGCCGTAGAAGGGCGCGGTGTCGAAGTAGCGGATGCCGTCCTCCCACGCGGCGTCGACCGTGGCGCGGGCTTCGTCCTCGGGGATGTCGCGGAACATGTTGCCCAGCGGCGCGGTGCCGAAACCGATGCGCCGGGGCAGGAGGGCTTTGAGGGACATGGGGATCCTCGGGCTGAGAGTGGAGGGCGGGCGCAGCTAGGTGCGCGATGCCGCCACGATGCCGTACGCCGCCTTCAGGCGATGTCATCGCGGTCGGTGACCGACACAGCCAACTCGCGCGCGGCCTACGCGTACGTGCATGGGCAGCGCGCCTTCGCCACGCGTCCTTGGCTGGACGCATCCGCAGCCCGTCTTCCACCTGTACGCACCCTCGCGCGAACAGATGCCTCGCATGGTGCGCGCGCTGATCGACTTCCTGGTGGAGAAGCGCGAAGCGATCCCGCGCCTCCGACTGTCCTGCACGTTCCCGGCGCAGGCGGCCCGGTTCACGTCGTTCACGATGGCGATTGCGCGCCCGTTCGCGGTCTGCAGCCTGGCCTGCATGCGCGTGGTAAGAACGCGTGAGCCCGGTTCAGCCACGCACGCACGCGGCGCGAAGATCGGGTGTGGTGTGCTCCACGGGCACGCCCGCCATTCCGGTCCGGCCGGTGGCGGATTCCATCAATTGCCCTCGGGTCGTCCATTCGCGCTCGGGAGGGAGACCGACATGAAGCCCATCCACGCGCTTGCACTGACCACCCTGTCCACCGCGATGGCTGCCGCCACGGCGCTCGCGCAGCAGCCCGCGAACCCGGCGGCGGACCCGCCGCAGACGCAACAGGCGAGGCCGCTGGCGCAGCCGACCCGCCCCCTGACGCAGCCGACGCGACCCCTGAACCAGCCCACCCGACCGCTGGTGCAGCCCACCCGGCCGCCGGCACCGTACAACCGGCCGCCGGGCCAGTCCGGCCAGCCGCCGGGCATGCCCGCACGCGACGCCGGCAACGACCGGACGCCCGGCTATGCCGAGCTCAACGCGCGTGGCGACGGCAACGTCACGCGCGCCGACCTGTCGGCGCACTCGCAACTGCGGGAACGCTTCGACGAGATCGACACCGCACGCGACGGCTCGATCTCCCGTGCCGAATACGAAACCTGGAAGTCGAAGACGAAAAGTCGCGAGTTGCTGCGCCCGCAGGACGAGGACTGATCGCGCCCGCGTAGATCCGGAGCACCGGGTCGGTTCGCGGCCGCCTTCGGAGCCGCAACCGCCCTTTGT contains:
- a CDS encoding aldo/keto reductase, producing MSLKALLPRRIGFGTAPLGNMFRDIPEDEARATVDAAWEDGIRYFDTAPFYGAGLAELRLGEMLAARPRDEYVISTKVGRLVLDEKEEGARDQGEKGGLFEHGRPNRVVNDYSHDATLRSLDDSMQRLRTDRIEIAWVHDVAQDFYGDEWIGQFEHARTGAFRALDRLRDEGVIQAWGLGVNRVEAIELLLDLDEPRPDGFLLAGRYTLLDHDLALQRVMPKVAGRGLGIVVGGPYSSGVLVGGPNFEYAPAPPHILGKVARIKAIADRYGVSMKAAGLQFALANPAVAAVIPGASRPDRIAEDRAALTETVPDDFWRELREAQLVHPDAPLPSDQAGRQDERRAQPGHA